The Brassica napus cultivar Da-Ae chromosome C7, Da-Ae, whole genome shotgun sequence genomic interval CCTTGCTGCCGAAGAGTTCGCGATCATTATAACCTACAAAAACATTTTACGAATAAAAAcgttttttataaactaaaccCTACGATACATTTTCCAAATTTGGTTAATAACCATTGAACACAAATGTTGCACCGCCGACGGTAAACGTTGTCTTGTTGAGAAACTGGAAATGGCCAACATCTTCGTATCCAGATGAAATGCAAAGTTTTAGATCTGTGAACCCTGAGCGGAGATGCATCATAGCTTCTACTTCGGAAGTTGTACTCACAGTAATCGGTGGCCTCCGAGTCCCATCTAGTTCAAGCATCCATTATGGGGGGTGGTAAGCCATCGCCAAGGGTGTTTTAGGCTTTAGTTTATAACGATCTCGGATGATAGTTTCCAAATCATCGAAACTCTCGTTCGGTTTAACCAACACTGTATACTCGAGATCGCTCGGCTTTCTCTGGAAAATCCAATAACCGTCATCGTTACGCTGCCATGCTCTGTGATATAAACTCACACGCAGAGGTGTCGACATCTTAAAAAGAAAGATTTTAGTTGTTGAGGTGTGAGAGGAAATAGTATTGAGTTTTCTTGGATATATAGGCAAAGAAAGTAAACAAGTACGCAGATAAGATCAAATTTTTCCATATATGGAAATATAATAAACATCTTAGCTGGCTACTCTAGTATAGATATCATGATGAGATTCGAATTCTGATGCATATGACAAAAATATTCCACTACATGCAAACGAAACAAAAGCATATGTTATTAGTCATACACGCGCCTGACTTGGAAAGACTTCCCTTGAGTAGTCTAATTATATGATTTACGTTTTGTCATATTGTCATATTAGGTTAGGCATTAAGGAACCTATAATCATGTTGATTTCCAAATATGAATTATTAATTCCTACACtatagtttatttattattaacgAGAGTCGTCATTAATCAAACTCgctataattgttttatatatacattggATTAGATAGATATCCTCTGATCATATACAAAATTTTGCAATAATCAAATCATGTTGACAACATACACAAACAAAATTACATAACATCTTTCGAGAAGTTTTAGTTGGGAATGGGAAATATGAATTATAAACGTATTAGACTTTAGGAGGCCCAACCAACACCTCAACCATGTATAATATGTTACTATGCATAACCGGATATATATAACATTCCCTCGTTATGGATATATAAAATGCAAGACTAATATAGAAAGGgatttcattaatttatttaacaaCCAGTATTCCATCACAACTACAGCTCTCACGCCATATAGGTAATCACATATTAGATATAAACAGATAGTAGTTGTTTGGCTTAACAAACTTAATTCTTTATCCTTCCTCTTTCCGTACAACTCCATCACCGGGAATATCCCTTTCTTATTAGTAACACATCTTAACTGATAGGGGTTTTGCATGTTGCACGATTGTGACCACAACCTTTGCAACGACTACATACAGTATGTCTTCTTGGTGTCTTCATCTATTAAAcagtacaaaataaataattaattcaacGAAAAACATATTAACCATAATATAATTAgacattataaattatttaaagtaCTTACACGAACTTCGCCACGAGATAGGAAACGTTTCTTACGTGGACGGCCAGGGGGACGCCTGCTAGATGGTGGAAGCATATCTAACTCTGACAATTGACCAGTGAGTTCTATGATATTATCGGTATGAATCACTGGAGCGACACTGCCCACATAGGCAGCAACCATTGCATTCTGGGTGTACTCTTCAGCTACCAATGAATCGACTTTTACCTTGGCTACGATGGCCGCTGCTATTGCATGTTGACAAGGAATTTCGAGGAGTTGAAactcaaaacaacaacaaaatcgTTTGGAAATGTCGACGTGGAAAGAACACTCTTCCTTGTTCCGTACTTCATACTCCaagtgttttattttcttcactTCGAAACCTGCCGAAGACTCGAAATTAACTACGAGAATTTCCATTACTTTCGGTGTGAAATTGTCTaaacttgctgagattgttgaGCCCCTAGTAGAAAACCAAGACATTAGCTTTGCCCTAATAAATTCTACAAGGGCCAACATAGGGTATTCTCTGGCCTCACGAAGCACTGCATTCCATGATTCTGCAATGTTACTCGTCATAATATTGTAACGACGTCCGGGGAAATGGGAATGTGCCCAATGCTCAAATCCTATTCCAATTAGATAATATGCACAAGAGGCATTGACATGTTTTATCTCATTGAAAATCTTGTAGAAGTCAGCCAACCTATATGCCCTTCCAGCTTTTGCAACCAAGAATCCTagattcttatctttggaatAAGTCTTGATATTTCTCTTTAAATGAAGGATGCATGCACAGTGTTTTGCTTCTGGATAAGCCTGATACATTATCCGGCAAAACTTTAAATTTCCGGATATAACAATATTATCATTCATACATATAATTTCCGGATATAAAACCAGTTATGTAATATTATAAAGCCTTTACTTACCTTGGCCAATCTGTAATAGATAGATGAATGTCTATCAGATACAAACATGATATTGTGTGTATTTGGAACGAATGCTTGTAACTTTTTGAAGAAACACTCCCACGAGTTATCATTTTCTCTGTCGATGATAGCAATGGCTAGTGGAAACACTTGGTAATTGCCGTCTTGGGCAGATGCAGTTAGAAGACACCCAGCATATTTTCCTCTCAAATGGGTTCCATCGACAACTACAACTTTTCTCATGTGCTCAAATCCCATAATAGAAGCACCCATAGCTAGAAACATGTATTTAAACCTGTTTCCTATGTTCTCGTTGTATTCAGTTTCAATCTCGGCTAGGGTTCCAGGGTTTTCTTCTGCTAGTTTATGGAGGTAATCAGGAAGTAGATTGTAAGAGCCTAGTGAGTTTCCTTTGGCATATTCCAAAGCAATTTCCATTGAACGCCAAGCCTTCCAGTAGgatatatgattttagagaatagagtaGGTATGGAGAGATTAAAGGTAGATTAGAGAAGATTAATGGGAGATTTGTAGAGAGATTATGTAGTAATCATGTTTAagagtatttaagaatcatcatgaacaagagagagagtctaGAAAGATAATCCCAAActtcttaattattaatctgatcagaatttacaatatatatgaggagGCAACACTAGGATGAGGGTTTCATAAAGAGGCACTATTACAAGAgataaggtttgctttaattcaaacaatcaaataaGCTTCTTCATTGTGCATAAAGCTCCCTTTGCTTTATCCAGCTCTTCTCCAGCCTTTCACATGCGCCTCCTCTTCCCTtgcaacggtctgatgccttagCAAAGGGAATaggtgttggggtcgaaaacggttatctcgaaatcaatggctaagattatcattttagcAAATTCTTCACGAAAGACttcaagaaagaaagatcggaaTAATACAAATACTTATGGACGAGGGTTTCCGGAAAGATCGGTACGAAAAGAGACAGGTCAAGACCCGAGAACCGGACCGTTCTCACTTGTCcgcctcgcccatgggcgaggacaaCCATCACCAAGGTCACCTCACCCATGGGCGGGAACGACCAGCACcacggtcacctcgcccatgggcgaagACGATCCGCGCCCGGTTCACCTCGCCCTGGGGCGAGGACAATCCAATCTCGGCCAGTTCGACTCGTTTCGACTCTCGTGTCCTCTATATAGTTGTGATATCCGACTTTTGGATCATATACCTCTCGTTCCGTCTCGATCGGAGTTACTCTCGAAGTTTTACGACTAAAATCGTAGAAAAGCCCGAAGGCCTAAAAACGTCCCGAGAGGATCTAAACGTGTCTAGAGGCTAATCTACGATTTAGAAGGGACCCGAGCCCAATGGGAATTATGACGGTTTATCCTAACTCGTAGAAGTAGGATAAACGTTAAGTTTTCGAAGATAAATATCAGGAATCGAGGATAACTACAAAGATCgacaaaaaatggaatattcccaAAAGAGATAAACTTGGGCCCAAAGGCCAAGGAGTAAATGGGCCACTGACCTAAAACAACTATATAAGGAGAGCTGGAGTAGAAGAAAAGGGATCCgagaatttagacttagagaactcctgctagcttagggaacttagaacttaggtggttagactagcTATGCAAGGCTTAGAACGTTTTGCCGCCTTTCTGTTCTGCTTTTTTCTAGTAAGCATATATCTACTCCTCTCGGAGAAGTCATGTATTCATactatttcattaataaaacgCCTCCGAGcgattatttatctttatcttgctATCTATCTTTTTACGCTCTGAAAGTGATTACGCAGAGAATTCGGACCTTCAgggaaaatcgagttttcttgGTTTTCCTCCATACTTATTCATtaaaatcgacggtgtgaattccggttcccacagtttggcgctagaagtaGGGGGGGTCGAATTCTCTAACTCAAAAATCACAAACGATTAAAGATACAAGATGTCCGCTCCAGTAGCTCACGATGTAGTCTCTTTCAAGGACAGAGCAACGGCTGACCAGGTCAAACCTCACAACCATCTCCTTGTCATCGAACTGACCATCCAGGACATCGACGTAGCAAGAGTGTTGGTCGACACCGGATGCTCGGCCAACATTATCTATAAAAGAACCCTCGAGAGAATGGAAATCGACCTGTGCGCCATCACGGAAGGTCCCAGTCCAATCTTCGGACTCTCAGGAGACACTACTATGACCCTCGGCTCAATCAACCTCTTGGTTAAAGCTGGGAGCGTCGTAAATATCACGGAATTCTTGGTCGTCGATCGCCCAACATCGTACAATATAATCATTGGAACTCCATGGCTGAATTCCATGAGAGCGATCCCATCGACATTCCACCTATGCCTTAAATTTCCGACCCCTCATGGAGTCGAAACAATTCAAGGAGACCACAGGATGTCACAAGTATGTTTCGCCGCTgagttaaaaagaaagaactttGCGATCTAAGCTTCccacaagaagaaaagaaagctgGCTCTCGACGAGGGCGCCCCAGAGCAAGACTCGGAAGTCTTCTGGCAGTCACAGAGGGTCGAAGCTCTAGAAGGGAAGCGCAAACCAACTTGCGAACCTGTAATCTCGGTCTGTCTCGACGAATCCCGCCCAGAACGATGcgtcgagatcggagccaaCCTCTGAAACCATTGAGAACAGAGCTCATGGCTTGTCTTGAAAAGAACCTCGATACGTTCGCTGAGGCCGCAGAGGATATGCCAGGAATCGACATCGGCATAACATGTCACGAACTCAACATTGACCCGACCTACAAACCCGTAAAACAAAAAAGACGGAAGCTAGGACCAGAGCGTGCTACAGCGGTAAATGAGAAAGTTGAGAAACTCCTCAAAGTAGGGTCAATAACAGAAGTCAGATACCCCGTCgtggtcaaaaagaaaaacggaaaatggcgagtatgcgtcgacttcaccgatctcaacaaggcctgtccaaaagaTTGCTTTCCACTTCCGCACATTGACCGACTGGTCGAAGCAACAGCATGGAACGAACTTTTATcattcatggacgccttcttcGGGTACAATCAAATCATGATGAATCCTGACGATCGCCACAAGACCGCATTCATCACCCACCGCGGAATGTATTGCTACAAGGTAAGGCCTTTCGGTCTCAAGAATGCGGGTGCTACTTACCAGCGACTTGTCAATCGAATGTTCTCCGAACAGCTCGGAAAGACTATGGAAGTGTACATCGATGACATGCTCGTAAAATCCCTTGACAAACACGACCACGTATCCCACTTGGAAGAGTGCTTCGCAAGGCTGAACCTACATGAAACTAAACCCGGCAAAATGTAGGTTCGCAGTCGCATCAGGAGAGTTTCTCGGTTATCTGGTCACGTGTCGCGGGATTGAGGCCAACCCCAAACAGATAAACGCACTGATAGAAATGGTCTCACCAAAGACAACACGAGAAGTCCAAAGGCTAACCGGAAGGATCGCAGCTTTGAACCGTTTCATATCACGTTAGACGGACAAGTTCCTGCCTTTCTACGACACGTTAAAAGGGAACAAAAagttcgaatggtcggaagagtgcgaaaaggctttccaacagctgaagcgttacCTGGCCACTCCTCCTGTTCTTGCAAAATCAGTAGAGGGAGAACCTCTATTCTTATACATCGCGGTCTCCGCAACAGCAGTAAGTGGCGTTTTGATCAGAGAAGAACGGGGTGAACAAAAACCAATCTTTTACATGAGTAAAACCTTGCTGGACGCTGAGACGCGGTACCCCTTGATGGAAAAACTAGCATTCGCTGTTGTAACCTCGGCGAGAAAGCTCAGGCCATATTTCCAATCTCATACCATAGTGATTCTCACCACCTTTCCCCTGCGCACGGTTCTGCACAGTCCGAGTCAGTCAGGACGGCTCGCGAAATGGGCAATCGAACTGAGCGAGTACGATGTCGAGTACCGCCCAAGAACCTGCGCAAAATCTCAGGTCCTAGCAGATTTCTTAGTAGAATTGCCCACGGGAGATATGACAAACACGGAACCAGATTCAACTTGGGTTCTTCACGTCGATGGATCATCGACCAAACAAGGATCCGGAATTGGGAGTCGGCTCACGTCGCCCACCGGGGAAATCTTGGAGCAGTCGTTTCGGTTAGAATTCCATGCATCAAACAACGAGGCTGAATATGAAGCACTCATTGAAGGATTACAACTAGCCCATGGGTTGAAGATTTGCaacatccacgcttactgcgattcTCAGTTAGTCGCAAATCAATACAGCGGAGAATACGAGCCAAGGGACGAAAGAATGGATGCATATCTAAAACTCGTCCAGGACCTGGCCCAAGACTTCAACCAATGCGCCCTCACTAGAATTCCTCGCTCGGAAAATACCCAGGCAGATGCCTTGGCCGCGCTCGCGTCAAGCTCGGATCCAGGACTAAAACGGGTAATCCCCGTGGAATTCATTGaacatccgagcatcggaccGCCGGTGATCGCCAATCTGATTTGGGGACAAATCGAAGATGCGGAGGAAATCGAAGATCCAACAGAAGGAAAGATGGATCAGCCGGAATATGGTTGCGCCAGCCCATAGCTAGAGCCGATCCGAGCCTACATAACCGACGGAACGctgcccaccgagaaatgggcgGCACGCAAAATTAAAACCCAAGCCGCACGATATGTAACGGTAGAGGgagaaatctacaaatggagattctccggcccACTCATGACCTGAGCCGAGGGAGAGAAAGCAAGAAAAGTGATGGACGAGGTCCATTCCAGATCGTGCGGAAACCACTCTGGTGGAAGGTCACTCGCAGTCAAAATAAAATGCCACGGTTATAACTGGCCAACTATGATCAAAGACTACGaaaaattcgcacgaaaatgagaaaaatgccAAAGGAACGCGCCCACCATCCATCAACCTGCGGAGGTCCTCTCGTCTATTTCATCTCCGTATCCCTTTATACGATGGTCCATGGATATCGTCGGACCTTTACACAATTCAAAACAGAAACGCTTCCTTTTGGTCCTTACGGATTTCTTCTCAAAGTGGGCAGAAGCAGAATCCTACGCAAGTATCAAAGACGTACAAGTCGAGAGCTTCGTATGGAAGAACATTATCACCAGGCACAGGGtcccttacgaaatcgtaacagACAACGGATCTCAGTTCATCTCTACGCGATTTGAAGCATTCTGCGAGAAGTGGAAGATACGGCTGAACAAGTCAACTCCTAGATATCCACAATGTAACGGCCAGGCAGAGACGATTAACAAAACCGTCCTTGGCGGGTTAAAAAAGCGCTTAGAAGCCAAAAAGGGACTATGGGCAGATGAGCTTGAAGGAGTTCTTTGGTCACATCGTACAACCCCAAGACGGGCTACGGGAGAAACCCCCTTCGCCCTCGTTTACGGGACGGAATGCATGATCCCAGcggaagtagaatttcccggaGTGCGGAGAAGATTCCTCCCCGAACGAGAACATCTGAACAACGCGATGCTGCTGGACGAactcgatctcattaacgagcgaCGAGACCAAGCTCTCATAAGAATCCATAACTACCAGCATGCTGCCGCGAAATACTACAATTCAAACGTTCGCCACCGCAGGTTCAAGGAAGGTGATCTTGTTCtgcgcaaagtcttccaaaacactgcCGAACGTAACGCAGGAAAACTgagagcaaactgggaaggaccatacaagGTCATAAAGGTGGTCCGACCATGATCGTACCAAATCGCGAACATGCAAGACGTCAAGATCCAaagaacctggaacgcgatgcatcttaaAAAATACTACCACTAATCGCAACGTGGAAACtaagaactacgagatggcttgatccccgaaaaaagggtacgtaggcagctcgccaagcgagttcagctatcccccccatgttaaaaaaggggggggggagtgggtacgcatactcgtatactcccacgactttccaaaaaaaaaactcgacctttttcaaaaaaatttgcgGAAAAACGCGACCTTACGGTCGCCAATCCCGCTATTCGCCAAACGGCTAAAGTGGCAATCTAAGACTCGCTCAAGCGCCTTAGCAAAATCAATAAGTTATCACACTAAGACCGACAAAACCCCCGAACGCTCGTAAAAGAGGCATTCTTCGAAAAAAGCCCGCGAACAAATGCGGCACAAAAGAAGAGGTCAACTTTTAGCTCTGCGAGACGTCGCTACACACTTAAAGTTACGATTTTTTCAACATCTACAGAAACGACGTTCTCGtttccaaaacaaaattaatacacCTCTAACGGTAAAATGCCTTTAAACTGGCATCATTTCTTttttgctgatcacaacaaacgaaCCCTAACGTCCTAAACTGATATCAGCCGCCCTCGAAAGGATaggctctcttacatccgacaaggataccatagcgcgctatacaagaaatccgaaattttggtcagcatcTCCAAACGGCCTTTGGAGGtagctcgattcgtatcaagacaagtcgtataagccgataACAATTCGCGGACTTTatatcggtacgaatcaggttaaaatcgcaaACAGGCAAAATGAAAGCCGACTTGTCATCGCATAGCCTCAgtccgagagtaaacctagatcttgccctaaacccagcctTCCTGGATCTTGACATCTCAAAGGCATAATATCAACACCCTGATATGAGATCCCAAAACTTGTCTCTTCACTTAAATCTGTACGTTTTCACGAGCCTTCGCATAAAGCAGAAAACCACGTAAACTCGCATACTCAACAAACGATGGTTACGGTGATCATCCGGGGGGGAATGAGACGACAACTCCCACCCTCGCCCTCTAACTTCGAAAAACAAAAGTTCTCTCCATTTATAACAACcgaaaagttttatagattgaGCCAAGCATCTTACAAAAAGCCTTAACAAGGGCAGGGATTCGAAGCCActaacggccagtcccggaacATACAAATTACGGCTTTATGAACaggccaaaacaaaacaaagaaaatcccCGAAGAGATCGTTACCCTAGGCACTCCTCGGAGCACCGCCTTCATCCTCAACCTCATCGGAGCTCGGGACCGCTTCGCCATCACCTCCCTCAGCCACTTCACCGTCACCTCTCTCGACTGCATCGCCCTCGCCTTCTTCGGCCGCACGGCCTTGCCCTTTGGTCTCTTCCAAACACGGCGTGAGGGTGCATTCAGATTTCAGGAGAGAGAGGATCGAATCGAAGTCACCTTCGGAGGCCATCACTTCCTCCTTATGAGACAGTAGCCTAGCCTCTTCAGAGTCCAGAGTCGGAACCGCTTCGCCTTTGAGTAGTTGGATCTCACATGGACCTCCCTCGATGCCCGCCAGGGCCAGATCCTTCTTACGGACTGCCATGAGGGAATCAAACAGAACAGCCATCCTCGTTAGGCGGGCATGAAACTCGTCCCGCGGGACAACGGTCCCCGCTGGCTCACGAGTCCTCGGTTCCTCTTGACTCTGGATTTGGCGCTGAAGACGACGGACTTCGGAAGCCATagcttttttctctttcttcatcCTAAACAATGCACTTGCCGACTTTCCGAGATCCTGCTCGAGACCGCTGACCTGAACCTCCAGGTGCGAAGTCTCAGCAGCGTGAGCGTCCTCAGTAGATTTAGGTGTGGCCTAAATTTTTTTCAACGCCTCCCGCGACTCTGCTAGGCCCTCTGTCAAACGGTCCACCTCCGAACCACAGTCGCtaatcatcccatcgatcaacgatatgaactgtGAACGAAATAAGAGTCAGaataattgaaaaacaaagtATCCTacaagaaaatttgtttttcGAAAACGAACCTTGGCACGATATTGCGGTAAAGGCCCCGAAGGCTCTCCTTCCGCACCTTTGGAACATCTCCAATTCTTGGCGGTCTCAGTTGCGGCGTCATTCCTTTTGCGACCTTTGGGTAGCGGAGCGGCACTAGGCGCAGGAAGCCTTAGGACGATCTCTTTTATGTCCAAATGCGGAGGCATCGACAGGGGTAGTGGAAGAGCCCGAAGGTTGGGCCAAGACCTCTGGCACTTGCACAGGTACCGTATCCATTCCTACAAGGGACGCAGCATCGCTCAGAGACTTGTTTCCTTCGGCTGAGATCGACAGCGCAGACGAGGAAGGGATAGCCAACATTTCAGCAGAAGTCCGACTCGTTTCTTTTTCGGCACTACGCCTGGATAGCCTCTCTTTGAAAGAAAGGAATCCGGCAACGAAAGTCGGAGTGGCTTCATGAATGGCCGGAATCGGTAGAACCGGGATGGCCTCACCCATATCGACGTCGGAGTTCTTCCTTTCGTtttgggaggaagacattctTGCTtgagagaatgaagagagaaaagTTTGAAGGAATAAGATGTGTGAAGAATGGTAATTGATGAGTTGCTACTTATAAGGATATGAGGGTGACGTGGATTTCCGCAATAAAATAATCTCAAAAGACAATCTACGAGAAAACGTACTCGTAACCGAAAATTCCGATTAAAAACACTTCACTCGCCCGCAAAATCGTCTCTGAGTCTTGcaggctggggggctaactgttggggtcgaaaacggttatttcgaaatcaacggctaagattatcattttagcAAATTCTTTACGAAAGACTTCTCGAAAGAAATATCGGAAGAATACAAACACTTATGGACGAGGGTCTACGAAAAGATCGGTACGAAAAGAGACAGGTCAAGACCCGAGAACCGGACCGTTCTCACTTGTCcgcctcgcccatgggcgaggacaaCCATCAccaaggtcacctcgcccatggacgaggacgaccagcaccacggtcacctcgcccatgggcgaggacgatcCGCGCCCGGTTCACTTTGCCCTGGGGCGAGGACAATCCAATCCCGGCCAATCTGACTCGTTTCGACTCTCGTGTCCTCCGTATAGTTGTGATATCCGACTTTTGGATCATATACCTCTCGTTTCATCTCGATCAGAGTTACTCTCGAAGTTTTACGACTAAAATCGTAGAAAAGCCCGAAGTCCTAAAAACGGCCCGAGAGGATCTAAACGTGTCTAGAGGCCAATCTACGATTTACAAGGGACCCGAGCACAATGGgagttatgacggtttatcctAACTTGCGGAAGTAGGATAAACGTTAAGTTTTCGAACATAAATATCAAGACTCGAGGATAACTACAAAGATCaacgaaaaatggaatattcccaAAAGAGATAAACTTGGGCCCAAAGGCAAAGGAGTAAATGGGCCACCGACCTAAAACAACTATATAAGGAGAGCTGGAGTAGAAGAAAAAGGATCCgagaatttagacttagagAACTCCTGCTAGCTTAGGGAACTTAGAACTTAGGCGGTTAGACTAGCAAGGCAAGGCTTAGAACGTTTTGCCGCCTTTCTGTTCTGCTTTTGTCCagttagcatatctctactcctctcgGAAAAGTCATGTATTCATactatttcattaataaaatgcCTCTGAGGGActatttatctttatcttgctATCTATCTTTTTACGCTCTGAAAGTGATTACGCGGAGAATTCAGACCTTCAGGGAAAATCAGGTTTTCTTGGTTTTCCTCCAttcttatttattaaaatcgacgttgtgaattttggttcccacaataGGGCTTTTCTTCTTCGTCCaaagttacccgggtaactagTATAGCTAGTATACTAGGATAACTAGGGTAACTTTGGCTTAACCTTTggaagttactcgggtaactagtattactacgccatgtacggcctcttcatcatactcaactcctcatgtctttctcttcccatatattgatctcatctcaacactccccctcaagcttagttTTGTgatagtc includes:
- the LOC125590426 gene encoding uncharacterized protein LOC125590426, which gives rise to MEIALEYAKGNSLGSYNLLPDYLHKLAEENPGTLAEIETEYNENIGNRFKYMFLAMGASIMGFEHMRKVVVVDGTHLRGKYAGCLLTASAQDGNYQVFPLAIAIIDRENDNSWECFFKKLQAFVPNTHNIMFVSDRHSSIYYRLAKAYPEAKHCACILHLKRNIKTYSKDKNLGFLVAKAGRAYRLADFYKIFNEIKHVNASCAYYLIGIGFEHWAHSHFPGRRYNIMTSNIAESWNAVLREAREYPMLALVEFIRAKLMSWFSTRGSTISASLDNFTPKVMEILVVNFESSAGFEVKKIKHLEYEVRNKEECSFHVDISKRFCCCFEFQLLEIPCQHAIAAAIVAKVKVDSLVAEEYTQNAMVAAYVGSVAPVIHTDNIIELTGQLSELDMLPPSSRRPPGRPRKKRFLSRGEVRMKTPRRHTVCSRCKGCGHNRATCKTPIS